The following proteins are encoded in a genomic region of Cricetulus griseus strain 17A/GY chromosome 7, alternate assembly CriGri-PICRH-1.0, whole genome shotgun sequence:
- the LOC100757792 gene encoding LOW QUALITY PROTEIN: myeloperoxidase-like (The sequence of the model RefSeq protein was modified relative to this genomic sequence to represent the inferred CDS: inserted 2 bases in 2 codons; deleted 1 base in 1 codon; substituted 1 base at 1 genomic stop codon): protein MKLFLALAGLLAPLAMPQTSNGTIPGTXCLKEGDWVYRGDSQCCGSLSPXAAVRAADYLHVTLDLLKRKLQPLFPGPFNVTDVLTPAQLNLLSKSSGCAYQDVRVTCPEQDKYRTITGHCNNKGSPMXGATNSSFARWLPAEYEDGFSLPFGRTPRVKRSGFTVPLAGAVSNDNVRFPNDQLTRDQEQRSLLAVQFGQFLDHDIFLTREPAVWFFTGLNCETGCLQQPPCFPLKIPPNDPRIKSQEDCIPFFHSCPACTWSNITIGNQVNEVTSFVDASAVYGSEDPLARRLRNLTNQLGLLAVNTRFRDNGRALMPFDNLHDDPCLLTNRSARIPCFLAGDMRSSEMPELTSMHTLFLREHNRLATQLKSLNPRWSGERLYQEARKIVGAMVQIITYRDYLPLVLGPAAMRTYLPRYRGYSDSVDPRIAKVFTKTFRYGHTLIQPFMFRLDNQYRPTGHNPQVPLSKAHFSSWRIVLGGGIDPIIRGLMATPAKLNHQNRIVVDEIRERLFEQVMRIGQDHLALNMQRSRDHGLPGYNAWRRFCGLSQPSTVGELGTVLKNMGLAQKLMAQYGTPDNIEVWLGGVSKPLEPNGQVGPLLACLIGTQFRKLRDGDRFWWEKPGVFSAQQRRALASISLPRIICDNTGITTVSKNNIFMSNSYPRDFVNCTSIPKLNLASWREA, encoded by the exons ATGAAGCTATTCTTGGCCTTGGCAGGCCTCCTGGCACCTCTGGCCATGCCTCAGACCTCCAATGGTACCATTCCAGGTA AGTGCCTAAAGGAGGGAGACTGGGTATACCGGGGAGATTCTCAGTGCTGTGGCTCCCTTTCCC GGGCAGCGGTGAGGGCTGCAGACTATCTTCAC GTGACCCTAGACCTGCTGAAGAGGAAGTTGCAGCCCCTGTTTCCAGGGCCTTTCAATGTCACTG ATGTGCTGACACCTGCTCAGCTGAATCTTTTGTCCAAGTCAAGTGGCTGCGCCTATCAGGACGTGAGGGTGACATGCCCTGAGCAGGACAAGTATCGCACCATCACCGGACACTGCAACAACAA AGGCAGCCCCATGTAGGGAGCCACCAACAGCTCCTTTGCACGCTGGCTGCCTGCCGAGTACGAAGATGGCTTCTCCTTGCCCTTTGGCCGGACGCCCCGGGTCAAGCGCAGTGGCTTCACGGTGCCATTG GCTGGAGCAGTCTCTAATGACAATGTACGCTTCCCTAATGATCAGCTGACCCGGGACCAGGAGCAGCGCTCCCTCTTAGCCGTGCAGTTTGGACAGTTTCTGGACCACGACATATTCCTGACTCGCGAGCCAGCAGTCTGGTTCTTCACTGGCCTCAACTGCGAGACCGGCTGCCTGCAGCAGCCACCGTGCTTCCCACTCAAG ATCCCACCTAATGACCCACGAATCAAGAGCCAAGAGGATTGCATACCCTTCTTTCACTCCTGTCCAGCATGCACCTGGAGCAATATCACCATTGGTAATCAGGTCAATGAAGTTACTTCCTTCGTGGATGCCAGTGCTGTGTATGGCAGTGAGGACCCCCTGGCCAGGAGGCTGCGTAACCTCACCAACCAGCTCGGGCTGCTGGCAGTCAATACCCGCTTTCGAGACAATGGCAGGGCCCTGATGCCCTTTGACAACCTGCACGATGACCCCTGCCTCCTCACCAACCGCTCTGCTCGAATTCCTTGTTTCCTGGCAG GGGACATGCGCTCCAGTGAGATGCCAGAACTCACCTCCATGCACACCCTCTTCCTTCGAGAGCATAACCGCCTGGCCACACAGCTCAAGAGCCTGAATCCTCGCTGGAGTGGGGAAAGGCTCTACCAGGAGGCCCGAAAGATTGTTGGAGCCATGGTCCAG ATCATCACATATCGGGACTACCTGCCCTTGGTGTTAGGGCCAGCAGCCATGCGGACGTACCTACCCAGGTATCGAGGCTACAGTGACTCAGTAGACCCTCGAATCGCCAAGGTCTTCACTAAAACTTTCCGATATGGCCACACCCTCATCCAACCCTTCATGTTCCGCCTGGACAATCAGTACAGGCCCACTGGGCACAACCCCCAGGTCCCACTGAGCAAGGCCCATTTTTCCAGCTGGAGAATTGTGCTAGGAG GTGGCATTGACCCCATTATCAGAGGTCTCATGGCCACCCCTGCCAAACTGAATCACCAGAACCGGATTGTGGTGGATGAGATCCGGGAGCGACTCTTTGAGCAGGTCATGAGGATTGGGCAGGATCATCTGGCTCTGAACATGCAGCGCAGCAGGGATCATGGCCTCCCAG GATACAATGCCTGGAGGCGCTTCTGTGGGCTTTCACAGCCCAGCACAGTGGGTGAGCTTGGAACAGTGCTAAAGAACATGGGATTGGCACAGAAGCTGATGGCACAGTATGGCACACCAGACAATATTGAGGTCTGGTTGGGTGGTGTGTCTAAACCCCTGGAGCCCAATGGCCAAGTAGGTCCACTCCTTGCCTGTCTCATTGGCACACAGTTTAGGAAGCTACGGGATGGTGATCG GTTTTGGTGGGAGAAGCCAGGTGTGTTCAGTGCACAGCAGAGACGGGCCCTGGCCAGCATCTCCTTGCCCCGCATCATCTGTGACAACACTGGCATCACCACTGTGTCCAAGAACAACATCTTCATGTCCAACTCATACCCACGAGACTTCGTCAACTGTACCTCCATCCCTAAGCTGAACCTGGCTTCCTGGAGGGAGGCTTAG